From the genome of Streptomyces sp. NBC_01341, one region includes:
- the shc gene encoding squalene--hopene cyclase has translation MTATTDGSTGAAHLRAVPASDPAESTIAADDIFDVARRAAERSVEHLLGRQDEQGWWKGDLATNVTMDAEDLLLRQFLGIQDPDTLRAAARFIRGEQLGDGTWNTFYEGPPDLSATIEAYVALRLAGDLPDDPHMMRAAGWVREQGGIAESRVFTRIWLALFGWWKWDDLPELPPELMFFPKWVPLNIYDFGCWARQTIVPLTIVSAKRPVRPAPFALDELHTDPACPRPPKPDASVVSWDGFFQRLDKALHLYHKVAPRRLRRIAMNAAARWIIERQENDGCWGGIQPPAVYSVIALHLLGYDLDHPVMRAGLASLDRFTVWREDGARMVEACQSPVWDTCLATIALADAGVSPDHPALVRAADWMLGEEIDRPGDWSVRRPQLSPGGWAFEFHNDSYPDIDDTAEVVLALRRVRHPDPAKVEAAIERGVNWTLGMQSRNGAWGAFDADNTSPFPNRLPFCDFGEVIDPPSADVTGHVVEMLAVEGRTGDPRTRQGVDWLITEQERNGAWFGRWGVNYIYGTGSVVPALVAAGVPAAHPSVRRAVEWVKSVQNDDGGWGEDLRSYREEKWIGHGSSTASQTAWALLALLAAGERETRSVERGVAWLAETQQADGSWDEPHFTGTGFPWDFSINYHLYRQVFPLTALGRYVYGDPFATASGIGAATGEGA, from the coding sequence ATGACAGCGACGACCGACGGAAGCACCGGGGCCGCGCACCTCCGCGCAGTGCCGGCAAGCGATCCGGCCGAATCAACCATCGCCGCGGACGACATCTTCGACGTCGCGAGGCGGGCCGCGGAGCGCTCTGTCGAGCACCTCCTCGGCAGGCAGGACGAGCAGGGCTGGTGGAAGGGGGACCTCGCCACCAACGTCACCATGGACGCGGAGGACCTGCTGCTGCGTCAGTTCCTCGGGATCCAGGACCCGGACACCCTCCGGGCGGCCGCCCGCTTCATCCGGGGCGAGCAGCTCGGCGACGGTACCTGGAACACCTTCTACGAGGGACCGCCCGACCTCTCGGCCACCATCGAGGCGTACGTCGCCCTCCGGCTGGCCGGGGACCTCCCCGACGACCCGCACATGATGCGTGCCGCGGGCTGGGTCAGGGAACAGGGGGGCATCGCGGAGTCCCGGGTCTTCACCCGGATCTGGCTCGCCCTCTTCGGCTGGTGGAAGTGGGACGATCTGCCGGAACTCCCGCCCGAGCTGATGTTCTTCCCGAAGTGGGTTCCGCTCAACATCTACGACTTCGGGTGCTGGGCGCGGCAGACCATCGTGCCGCTCACCATCGTGTCCGCGAAACGGCCGGTGCGGCCGGCGCCCTTCGCCCTGGACGAGCTGCACACCGATCCGGCATGCCCCCGCCCGCCCAAACCCGACGCCTCGGTGGTCAGTTGGGACGGGTTCTTCCAGAGACTCGACAAGGCCCTGCACCTCTACCACAAGGTCGCGCCGCGCCGGCTGAGACGCATCGCCATGAACGCGGCGGCCCGCTGGATCATCGAGCGCCAGGAGAACGACGGCTGCTGGGGCGGGATCCAGCCCCCCGCGGTGTACTCCGTCATCGCCCTGCACCTGCTGGGCTACGACCTCGACCACCCCGTCATGCGGGCCGGCCTCGCCTCCCTCGACCGGTTCACCGTGTGGCGCGAGGACGGCGCCCGCATGGTCGAGGCCTGTCAGTCGCCGGTCTGGGACACGTGTCTCGCGACCATCGCGCTCGCGGACGCCGGCGTCAGCCCCGATCACCCCGCGCTCGTGCGGGCCGCCGACTGGATGCTCGGCGAGGAGATCGACAGGCCCGGCGACTGGTCGGTGCGCAGACCTCAACTCTCGCCCGGCGGTTGGGCGTTCGAATTCCACAACGACAGCTACCCGGACATCGACGACACCGCAGAAGTCGTTCTCGCGCTGCGACGCGTCCGCCACCCCGACCCGGCCAAGGTCGAGGCGGCCATCGAACGCGGGGTGAACTGGACCCTCGGCATGCAGTCCCGCAACGGCGCCTGGGGCGCCTTCGACGCGGACAACACCAGCCCCTTTCCCAACCGGCTTCCCTTCTGCGATTTCGGCGAGGTCATCGACCCGCCGTCCGCCGACGTCACGGGGCACGTGGTGGAGATGCTCGCCGTCGAAGGCCGCACGGGCGACCCCCGCACGCGTCAGGGCGTCGACTGGCTGATCACCGAACAGGAGCGCAACGGCGCCTGGTTCGGCCGATGGGGCGTCAACTACATCTACGGGACCGGCTCGGTGGTGCCCGCTCTCGTCGCGGCCGGGGTGCCGGCCGCGCACCCCTCGGTGCGACGTGCCGTCGAGTGGGTGAAGTCCGTCCAGAACGACGACGGCGGCTGGGGCGAGGACCTGCGCTCCTACCGCGAGGAGAAGTGGATCGGCCACGGCAGTTCGACCGCCTCCCAGACCGCCTGGGCGCTCCTCGCGCTCCTGGCCGCCGGGGAGCGGGAGACCCGCTCCGTGGAGCGAGGCGTCGCCTGGCTGGCCGAGACCCAGCAGGCCGACGGATCCTGGGACGAGCCGCACTTCACCGGCACCGGCTTCCCCTGGGACTTCTCCATCAACTACCACCTCTACCGGCAGGTGTTCCCTCTCACCGCCCTCGGCCGGTACGTGTACGGCGATCCCTTCGCCACCGCCTCCGGTATCGGTGCCGCCACCGGTGAAGGGGCCTGA
- the hpnE gene encoding hydroxysqualene dehydroxylase HpnE yields the protein MNDRSARSSRAVVVGGGLAGVTAALRLADSGVDVTLLEGRPRLGGLAFSFRRGDLSVDNGQHVYLRCCTAYRWFLDRIEGSHLAPLQNRLDVPVLDVARRAGPRLGRLRRTGLPVPLHLAGGLAAYPHLSVAEKAGVARAALALGRLDPADPALDGIDFATWLRRHGQSARAIEALWDLVGVATLNATAPNASMALAAMVFKTGLLSDPGAADIGWAAVPLGDLHDTLARKALESAGVRIHVRTRAGSLTRTEDGRWAVGTDSERFEADTVVLAVPQGETHRLLPDGALDDPGRLLDLEDAPILNVHVVYDRKVVRRPFFAALGSPVQWVFDRTESSGLQGGGQYIAVSQSAAGDEIDLPVAELRRRYVPELERLLPAARGAGIRDFFVTRERTATFAPAPGVGRLRPGTKTRVAGLQLAGAWTATGWPATMEGAVRSGFSAADAALQALGRPHVHPLQEAA from the coding sequence ATGAACGACCGGAGTGCACGCTCCTCCCGCGCGGTGGTCGTCGGCGGAGGCCTCGCGGGGGTCACCGCCGCGCTGCGTCTCGCCGACTCCGGGGTGGACGTGACCCTGCTCGAAGGCCGTCCCCGGCTCGGCGGGCTCGCCTTCTCCTTCCGGCGCGGCGATCTCTCCGTCGACAACGGCCAGCACGTGTACCTGCGCTGCTGCACGGCCTACCGGTGGTTCCTGGACCGCATCGAGGGTTCCCACCTCGCCCCGCTCCAGAACCGCCTCGACGTACCCGTACTCGACGTGGCCCGGCGCGCAGGGCCACGGCTCGGACGGCTGCGCCGTACCGGGCTGCCCGTGCCGCTGCACCTCGCAGGCGGGCTCGCCGCCTACCCGCACCTCTCGGTGGCCGAGAAGGCGGGCGTCGCCCGGGCGGCGCTCGCGCTGGGCCGGCTCGACCCCGCCGATCCCGCGCTCGACGGCATCGACTTCGCCACCTGGCTCCGCCGCCACGGCCAGTCCGCGCGGGCCATCGAAGCGCTCTGGGACCTGGTCGGCGTCGCCACACTCAACGCCACCGCCCCGAACGCCTCCATGGCCCTGGCCGCGATGGTCTTCAAGACCGGACTGCTCTCCGACCCGGGCGCCGCCGACATCGGCTGGGCCGCGGTGCCGCTCGGCGATCTCCACGACACCCTCGCCCGCAAGGCGCTCGAATCGGCGGGTGTCCGCATTCATGTGCGTACCAGGGCCGGATCGCTCACCCGCACCGAGGACGGACGCTGGGCCGTCGGGACGGACAGCGAGCGCTTCGAGGCGGACACCGTTGTGCTCGCCGTGCCGCAGGGCGAGACCCACCGGCTGCTGCCCGACGGGGCGCTGGACGACCCCGGCAGGCTGCTCGACCTCGAGGACGCGCCGATCCTCAACGTGCACGTCGTCTACGACCGCAAGGTGGTGCGGAGACCCTTCTTCGCCGCACTCGGCTCACCCGTGCAGTGGGTCTTCGACCGCACCGAATCCTCCGGCCTCCAGGGCGGCGGCCAGTACATCGCGGTGTCGCAGTCCGCGGCCGGGGACGAGATCGATCTGCCCGTCGCCGAGCTGCGCAGGCGCTACGTGCCCGAGCTGGAGAGGCTGCTGCCGGCCGCGCGCGGGGCAGGCATCCGCGACTTCTTCGTCACCAGGGAGCGCACGGCGACCTTCGCGCCCGCACCCGGGGTGGGCCGTCTTCGGCCCGGCACGAAAACCCGTGTCGCCGGGCTGCAGTTGGCGGGAGCATGGACCGCGACCGGCTGGCCCGCCACGATGGAGGGTGCCGTCCGCAGCGGTTTCAGTGCCGCGGACGCAGCGCTCCAGGCCCTCGGCCGGCCCCACGTACATCCGCTGCAGGAGGCGGCATGA
- the hpnC gene encoding squalene synthase HpnC has product MTGTQEARADAATTGTLAKAADENFPVAPFFLPRAWRDDLMAVYGFARLVDDIGDGDLPPGGADARLLGLESGQQADRPAMLDALEADLNRVFASVGDGPRHPLMRALRPTVRRCALTPEPFLGLVEANRQDQKIRRYGTYGELLAYCELSANPVGRLVLQITGTASPERIRRSDAVCTALQIAEHLQDVAEDLGRDRVYLPAEDMARFHVGESELAAPSAGAAVRSLVAFEAERAGHLLDEGIPLVAGVHGRLRLLLAGFVGGGRAALGAVSAAGFDVLPGPPKPTAPRLLREVGAVLRRAHREG; this is encoded by the coding sequence GTGACCGGTACCCAGGAGGCGCGCGCCGATGCCGCCACGACCGGAACGCTCGCCAAGGCCGCGGACGAGAACTTCCCCGTGGCCCCCTTCTTCCTGCCGCGCGCCTGGCGCGACGACCTCATGGCGGTCTACGGATTCGCCCGCCTCGTCGACGACATCGGGGACGGCGATCTGCCGCCCGGCGGAGCCGACGCCCGCCTGCTCGGTCTGGAGTCCGGACAGCAAGCGGACCGGCCGGCCATGCTGGACGCCCTCGAAGCCGACCTGAACCGCGTCTTCGCGAGCGTCGGCGACGGCCCCCGCCACCCCCTGATGCGCGCCCTGCGTCCCACGGTGCGGCGCTGCGCGCTCACCCCCGAGCCCTTCCTCGGCCTCGTCGAAGCCAACCGGCAGGACCAGAAGATCCGCCGCTACGGGACCTACGGCGAGCTCCTCGCCTACTGCGAGCTCTCCGCCAACCCGGTCGGGCGGCTCGTCCTGCAGATCACCGGCACCGCGAGCCCCGAACGGATCCGCCGCTCCGACGCCGTCTGCACCGCACTGCAGATCGCCGAGCACCTCCAGGACGTCGCCGAGGACCTCGGTCGCGACCGCGTCTATCTGCCCGCCGAGGACATGGCCCGCTTCCACGTCGGTGAGTCCGAGCTGGCCGCCCCCTCCGCGGGCGCGGCGGTGCGTTCCCTGGTCGCCTTCGAGGCCGAGCGAGCCGGTCACCTGCTGGACGAGGGCATCCCCCTCGTGGCCGGCGTCCACGGCAGGCTCCGGCTGCTGCTCGCCGGATTCGTCGGCGGTGGACGCGCCGCGCTCGGTGCCGTCTCGGCCGCCGGTTTCGACGTACTGCCCGGACCGCCCAAGCCCACCGCGCCGAGGTTGCTGCGCGAGGTGGGAGCCGTCCTGCGAAGAGCGCACAGAGAGGGGTGA
- the hpnD gene encoding presqualene diphosphate synthase HpnD, producing the protein MSAPVQAAYSYCEAVTGQQARNFAYGIRLLPYEKRQAMSALYAFSRRVDDIGDGELDPETKRVRLEGTRELLDRIRDKAVDEDDTDPVAVALADAARRFPLPLDGLDELIDGVLMDVRGATYETWDDLKTYCRCVAGAIGRLSLGVFGTEEGAPGAERAAEYADTLGLALQLTNILRDVREDAGNGRTYLPADDLAKFGCSAGFHRATPPPGSDFAGLVHFEVRRARALFAEGYRLLPMLDRRSGACVAAMAGIYRRLLDRIERDPEAVLRGRVSLPGHEKAYVAVRGLSGLDARYISRRTTRGRT; encoded by the coding sequence ATGTCGGCACCGGTACAGGCCGCATACAGCTACTGCGAGGCCGTCACCGGACAGCAGGCCCGTAATTTCGCGTACGGCATCCGGCTGCTGCCGTACGAGAAGCGGCAGGCCATGTCGGCGCTGTACGCCTTCTCCCGTCGGGTCGACGACATCGGCGACGGCGAGCTGGATCCGGAGACCAAGCGCGTCCGGCTGGAAGGCACCCGCGAACTGCTCGACCGGATCCGTGACAAGGCGGTCGACGAGGACGACACCGACCCCGTCGCGGTGGCGCTCGCCGACGCCGCACGGCGCTTCCCGCTGCCGCTCGACGGCCTCGACGAGCTCATCGACGGCGTGCTCATGGACGTGCGCGGTGCGACCTACGAGACCTGGGACGACCTGAAGACGTACTGCCGGTGTGTCGCGGGTGCCATCGGCCGACTCAGCCTCGGTGTGTTCGGTACCGAGGAGGGCGCACCCGGCGCCGAGCGCGCGGCGGAGTACGCCGACACCCTCGGCCTCGCGCTCCAGCTCACCAACATCCTGCGCGACGTGCGCGAGGACGCCGGGAACGGGCGCACCTACCTGCCCGCCGACGACCTCGCCAAATTCGGCTGCTCCGCCGGATTCCACCGGGCCACACCGCCCCCCGGATCCGACTTCGCCGGACTGGTCCACTTCGAGGTCCGGCGCGCCCGGGCGCTCTTCGCGGAGGGCTACCGGCTGCTGCCGATGCTGGACCGGCGCAGCGGTGCCTGCGTGGCGGCGATGGCGGGCATCTACCGCCGCCTCCTCGACCGGATCGAGCGCGACCCGGAGGCCGTCCTGCGCGGCAGGGTCTCGCTCCCGGGCCACGAGAAGGCCTACGTCGCCGTGCGCGGCCTGTCGGGCCTCGACGCGCGCTACATCTCGCGCCGCACGACCAGGGGGCGCACCTGA
- a CDS encoding CDP-alcohol phosphatidyltransferase family protein produces MQKPSIAELRPVVHPPGVKDRRSGEHWAGRLYMREVSLRITRQLVTTKVTPNQLTYVMTVAGVLAAPALLLPGIPGALLGVLAVQLYLLFDCVDGEVARWKKQYSLGGVYLDRVAAYLCDAAVLVGFGLRAADLWGPGRIDWLWAFLGTLAALGAILIKAETDLVGVARHQGGLPPVKEAASEPRSSGMALARRAAGALKFHRLILGIEASFVILVAAVLDTVRDDLYFSRLAVAVMAGIALLQTVLHLVSILASSRLK; encoded by the coding sequence ATGCAAAAGCCATCCATAGCTGAACTCCGCCCCGTCGTTCACCCTCCGGGCGTGAAGGACCGGCGCAGTGGCGAGCACTGGGCTGGTCGGCTCTACATGCGCGAGGTCTCGCTGCGCATCACCCGGCAGCTGGTGACGACCAAGGTCACGCCGAACCAGCTGACCTACGTGATGACCGTCGCCGGTGTGCTCGCGGCGCCCGCCCTGCTGCTCCCCGGCATCCCCGGAGCCCTGCTCGGCGTGCTCGCGGTCCAGCTCTACCTGCTGTTCGACTGCGTCGACGGCGAGGTCGCCCGCTGGAAGAAGCAGTACTCGCTGGGCGGGGTCTACCTGGACCGCGTGGCCGCGTATCTGTGTGACGCGGCGGTGCTGGTCGGCTTCGGCCTGCGCGCCGCCGACCTGTGGGGTCCCGGGCGCATCGACTGGCTGTGGGCCTTCCTGGGCACGCTCGCCGCGCTCGGCGCCATCCTGATCAAGGCCGAGACCGACCTCGTCGGTGTCGCCCGTCACCAGGGCGGCCTGCCGCCCGTCAAGGAAGCCGCGTCCGAACCGCGCTCCTCCGGCATGGCACTCGCCCGGCGGGCCGCCGGCGCGCTCAAGTTCCACCGGCTGATCCTCGGCATCGAGGCGTCGTTCGTCATCCTGGTCGCGGCCGTCCTCGACACGGTCAGGGACGACCTCTACTTCAGCCGTCTCGCGGTCGCGGTCATGGCGGGCATCGCCCTGCTCCAGACCGTCCTGCACCTGGTGTCGATCCTGGCGTCCAGCAGGCTGAAGTGA
- a CDS encoding polyprenyl synthetase family protein, with translation MSSTTGTRGESVTPANPASDTVADTTDVTALLERGRALSAPVLRAAVDRLAPPMDTVAAYHFGWIDAQGRPADGDGGKAVRPALALLSAEAAGAPAEAGIPGAVAVELVHNFSLLHDDLMDGDEQRRHRDTVWKVHGPAQAILVGDALFALANEVLLELGTVEAGRATRRLTTASRKLIDGQAQDISYEHRERVTVEECLEMEGNKTGALLACAVSIGAVLGGADDRTADTLEAYGYHLGLAFQAVDDLLGIWGDPESTGKQTWSDLRQRKKSLPVVAALAAGGPASDRLGELLAADAKSTDFDSFSEEEFAARAALIEEAGGREWTAGEARRQHAVAIEALHGVDMPERVRAQLTALADFVVVRKR, from the coding sequence ATGAGCAGTACCACCGGAACAAGAGGAGAGTCTGTGACCCCGGCGAATCCGGCTTCCGACACCGTGGCGGACACCACGGACGTCACCGCGCTTCTGGAGCGTGGAAGGGCCCTGTCAGCGCCGGTGCTGCGAGCTGCCGTGGACCGGCTGGCGCCGCCCATGGACACCGTCGCGGCCTACCACTTCGGCTGGATCGACGCCCAGGGCCGGCCCGCCGACGGCGACGGCGGCAAGGCCGTGCGCCCCGCGCTGGCGCTGCTGTCCGCGGAGGCCGCGGGCGCCCCGGCGGAAGCCGGCATCCCCGGCGCCGTGGCCGTCGAGCTCGTGCACAACTTCTCGCTGCTGCACGACGACCTGATGGACGGTGACGAGCAGCGCCGCCACCGCGACACCGTGTGGAAGGTACACGGTCCCGCCCAGGCTATCCTCGTCGGCGACGCGCTCTTCGCGCTGGCCAACGAGGTGCTGCTGGAGCTCGGCACCGTCGAGGCCGGCCGCGCCACCCGCAGACTGACCACCGCGAGCCGCAAGCTGATCGACGGTCAGGCCCAGGACATCTCCTACGAGCACCGCGAGCGGGTCACCGTCGAGGAGTGCCTGGAGATGGAGGGCAACAAGACGGGCGCCCTGCTCGCCTGCGCCGTCTCCATCGGCGCCGTGCTCGGCGGCGCCGACGACCGCACCGCCGACACCCTGGAGGCGTACGGCTACCACCTCGGCCTCGCCTTCCAGGCGGTCGACGACCTGCTCGGGATCTGGGGCGACCCGGAGTCCACGGGCAAGCAGACGTGGAGCGACCTGCGCCAGCGCAAGAAGTCCCTGCCCGTCGTGGCCGCGCTGGCCGCCGGCGGACCGGCGTCGGACCGGCTGGGTGAACTCCTCGCCGCCGACGCCAAGAGCACCGATTTCGACAGTTTCTCCGAAGAGGAGTTCGCCGCGCGCGCGGCGCTCATCGAGGAGGCGGGCGGCCGCGAGTGGACCGCCGGGGAAGCACGCCGCCAGCACGCCGTGGCCATCGAGGCGCTGCACGGTGTCGACATGCCCGAACGAGTGCGGGCACAGCTCACCGCGCTCGCCGACTTCGTTGTCGTTCGAAAGAGATGA
- a CDS encoding phosphorylase family protein — translation MDGAEEAPPGPATPLLIACALGIERLALRTGRRGDAPGPVSVISTGMGPRAAESAVRAALGRHGAGGTAVIASGFCAGLAPGMHPGDLVVAEETRDATGTTACTGTGVLVDALTRAVPGRTVHTGPLAGSAHVVRGPERAGLLATGAIAVDMESAATLRTAVRTGPRPVAAVRVVVDAPEHELVRIGTVRGGISAFRVLRAVLPAFHEWHRSLLLPRR, via the coding sequence GTGGACGGTGCGGAGGAAGCGCCACCCGGCCCGGCCACACCCCTGCTGATCGCCTGCGCGCTCGGCATCGAACGCCTCGCCCTGCGCACCGGCAGGCGGGGCGACGCGCCGGGCCCCGTCAGCGTCATCAGCACGGGCATGGGTCCCCGGGCGGCGGAGAGCGCCGTCCGGGCCGCTCTGGGCCGCCACGGGGCCGGAGGTACGGCGGTCATCGCCTCCGGTTTCTGTGCCGGTCTCGCTCCCGGCATGCACCCCGGCGACCTGGTGGTGGCGGAGGAGACCCGCGACGCCACGGGAACGACGGCCTGCACGGGGACCGGCGTGCTCGTCGACGCGCTGACCAGAGCGGTGCCGGGCCGAACCGTCCACACCGGCCCGCTGGCCGGCTCCGCGCACGTCGTGCGGGGCCCCGAGCGGGCCGGCCTGCTGGCCACCGGGGCCATCGCCGTCGACATGGAGTCCGCGGCCACGCTCCGTACCGCCGTACGCACCGGGCCACGTCCAGTTGCGGCCGTACGGGTGGTCGTGGACGCTCCAGAGCATGAGCTCGTCCGTATCGGCACGGTCCGCGGTGGAATATCGGCATTCCGCGT
- a CDS encoding glycosyltransferase family 2 protein — MKLGAVIITMGNRPEELRALLDSVAKQDGDRIEVVVVGNGAPVPDVPPGVRTVELPENVGIPGGRNVGIEAFGPSGADVDALLFLDDDGLLPNTDTAELCRQAFEADPKLGVVTFRIADPDTGVTQRRHVPRLRASDPMRSSRVTTFLGGANAVRSQVIAEAGPLPGEFFYAHEETDLAWRALDAGWMIEYRADMVLNHPTTAPSRHAVYHRMVARNRVWLARRNLPAPLVPVYTGVWLLLTLVRKPSLPALRAWFGGFREGWTTPCGPRRPMKWRTVWRLTRLGRPPVI, encoded by the coding sequence ATGAAACTCGGCGCGGTCATCATCACCATGGGCAACCGCCCCGAGGAACTGCGTGCCCTTCTCGATTCGGTCGCCAAGCAGGACGGCGACCGGATCGAGGTGGTCGTCGTCGGGAACGGCGCCCCGGTCCCGGACGTGCCCCCGGGCGTGCGCACCGTCGAGCTGCCCGAGAACGTGGGCATCCCCGGCGGCCGTAACGTCGGCATCGAAGCCTTCGGGCCGTCCGGGGCCGACGTGGACGCGCTTCTCTTCCTCGACGACGACGGGCTGCTGCCGAACACGGACACCGCCGAGCTCTGCCGGCAGGCGTTCGAGGCGGACCCGAAGCTCGGAGTCGTCACCTTCCGCATCGCGGACCCGGACACCGGCGTCACCCAGCGGCGGCACGTGCCGAGGCTGCGCGCGTCGGACCCCATGCGTTCGTCCCGGGTCACGACCTTCCTGGGGGGCGCGAACGCCGTGCGCAGCCAGGTGATCGCGGAGGCGGGCCCGCTGCCCGGCGAATTCTTCTACGCCCACGAGGAGACCGACCTCGCCTGGCGTGCCCTGGACGCCGGCTGGATGATCGAGTACCGCGCCGACATGGTCCTCAACCACCCCACCACCGCGCCGTCGCGGCACGCGGTCTACCACCGCATGGTGGCCCGCAACCGGGTATGGCTGGCCCGCCGCAACCTGCCCGCGCCGCTCGTCCCCGTCTACACGGGCGTCTGGCTGCTTCTCACTCTTGTGCGCAAGCCCTCACTGCCTGCTCTGCGCGCATGGTTCGGTGGTTTCCGGGAAGGGTGGACGACGCCCTGCGGACCCCGGCGGCCCATGAAGTGGCGTACGGTGTGGCGGCTGACGAGACTGGGCCGCCCACCGGTGATCTGA
- a CDS encoding ABC transporter permease yields MSDTTHDGGIALSSPPSADAGLSPSQLAEKYGLTVSGARPGLFAYVRQLWGRRHFILAFSRAKLTAQYSQAKLGQLWQVATPLLNALVYFLIFGLILGTSKGMPQEVFIPFLVTGVFVFTFTQSSVMAGVRSIAGNLGLVRALHFPRASLPISFSLQQLQQLLYSMIVLIAVAVAFGSYPSLSWLLVVPALALQFFFNTGLALIMARLGSKTPDLAQLMPFVMRTWMYASGVMFSIPVQLAGKPAWIADVLQYNPAAIYMDLVRFAMIDGYGSENLPQHVWVVGLVWSLLVGGVGFVYFWKAEERYGRG; encoded by the coding sequence GTGAGTGACACGACCCATGACGGCGGGATTGCGCTGAGCAGCCCACCGTCCGCCGACGCGGGACTCAGTCCGTCCCAGTTGGCCGAAAAATACGGCCTGACGGTGAGCGGCGCCCGGCCCGGGCTGTTCGCGTACGTACGTCAGCTCTGGGGCCGCCGGCATTTCATCCTGGCGTTCTCGCGGGCCAAGCTGACGGCGCAGTACAGCCAGGCCAAGCTCGGCCAGCTGTGGCAGGTGGCGACACCGCTGCTGAACGCGCTGGTCTACTTCCTGATCTTCGGGCTCATTCTCGGCACGTCGAAGGGAATGCCCCAGGAGGTCTTCATCCCGTTCCTGGTGACGGGTGTCTTCGTCTTCACCTTCACGCAGAGTTCGGTGATGGCCGGAGTGCGCTCCATCGCGGGCAACCTCGGCCTCGTCCGGGCGCTGCATTTCCCCCGGGCGTCGCTGCCCATCTCGTTCTCGCTCCAGCAGCTGCAGCAGCTGCTGTACTCGATGATCGTGCTGATCGCCGTGGCCGTGGCGTTCGGCAGCTATCCCAGTCTCTCCTGGCTGCTGGTCGTACCGGCTCTCGCCCTGCAGTTCTTCTTCAACACCGGCCTGGCGCTGATCATGGCCCGGCTGGGCAGCAAGACCCCCGACCTCGCCCAGCTGATGCCGTTCGTCATGCGTACCTGGATGTACGCCTCGGGCGTCATGTTCTCCATCCCCGTACAGCTCGCGGGCAAGCCGGCCTGGATCGCCGACGTGCTCCAGTACAACCCGGCGGCCATCTACATGGACCTGGTGCGCTTCGCGATGATCGACGGATACGGCTCGGAGAACCTGCCGCAGCACGTCTGGGTGGTCGGACTCGTCTGGTCGCTCCTGGTGGGCGGCGTGGGCTTCGTGTACTTCTGGAAGGCAGAGGAACGGTACGGCCGTGGCTGA
- a CDS encoding ABC transporter ATP-binding protein yields the protein MAEESSQGHIPTVIADDVHIVYRVNGTSGGKGSATAALSRMMRRGKGEPRGVRKVHAVRGVSFTAYRGQAIGLIGTNGSGKSTLLRAIAGLLPTEHGKVYTDGQPSLLGVNAALMSDLTGERNVVLGGLAMGMSREEIRSRYQDIVDFSGINEKGDFITLPMRTYSSGMAARLRFSIAAAKNHDVLMIDEALATGDRKFRVRSEERIRELRKEAGTVFLVSHNNKTIRDTCDRVLWLERGELLMDGPTEEVLKAYERETGK from the coding sequence GTGGCTGAGGAATCGTCCCAGGGGCACATCCCGACCGTGATCGCGGACGACGTGCACATCGTCTACCGCGTCAACGGCACGAGCGGCGGCAAGGGGAGCGCGACCGCCGCGCTGAGCCGCATGATGCGCCGCGGCAAGGGGGAACCGCGCGGTGTGCGCAAGGTCCACGCGGTGCGCGGTGTGTCCTTCACCGCCTACCGCGGTCAGGCCATCGGGCTCATCGGCACCAACGGCTCGGGCAAGTCCACGCTGCTGCGTGCCATCGCGGGCCTGCTCCCGACCGAGCACGGCAAGGTCTACACGGACGGCCAGCCGTCGCTGCTCGGTGTCAACGCGGCGCTGATGAGCGATCTCACCGGTGAGCGCAACGTCGTCCTCGGCGGTCTCGCGATGGGGATGAGCCGTGAGGAGATCCGCAGCCGGTACCAGGACATCGTGGACTTCTCCGGGATCAACGAGAAGGGCGACTTCATCACGCTGCCGATGAGGACGTACTCCTCCGGCATGGCGGCGCGGCTGCGCTTCTCGATCGCGGCCGCCAAGAACCACGACGTCCTCATGATCGACGAGGCGCTGGCCACCGGTGACCGCAAGTTCCGGGTGCGGTCCGAGGAGCGGATCCGCGAGCTGCGCAAGGAGGCGGGCACCGTCTTCCTGGTCAGCCACAACAACAAGACGATCCGGGACACGTGTGACCGGGTGCTGTGGCTGGAGAGAGGCGAGCTCCTGATGGACGGCCCGACCGAAGAGGTCCTCAAGGCCTACGAGCGGGAGACCGGCAAGTAG